In a single window of the Candidatus Limnocylindrales bacterium genome:
- a CDS encoding competence/damage-inducible protein A, whose amino-acid sequence MTTTIRTAAILATGDEITGGRTVDTNSAWIADRLAEIGIDVSLILGVSDDVDRISWAWRSGVEKADLVISTGGLGPTSDDLTTEAVAAVAGAALELDNREAERIREFFRSRGRVMPENNLRQAMIPAGAVIVPNPVGTAPGYRLSIARTGGGASGRSASVGIVLPGVPREMKPMFEASVLPWIREHVDPSRVVVSQTFSTFGLPESALDERLRGAVPPSRGRLSFRASFPKITVRIGVAGARETAARELEALAHDVRARIAEVVYAEGDLKMEEVVGRLLGERKLMLATAESCTGGLLSSRITDVAGSSGYYSGGVVAYSNDLKQRLLGVRVKTLNEFGAVSEQTAREMATGALSAGAADISIATTGIAGPDGGTPEKPVGTVAIAIARRVAGGSDEVDSRLYRFWGGRDWIKILTAQVALDWIRRSLLGLPVLEPGNLTPARPKTEAA is encoded by the coding sequence ATGACGACGACCATTCGTACAGCGGCGATCCTGGCAACCGGGGATGAAATCACCGGCGGCAGGACGGTCGACACCAACTCGGCCTGGATCGCCGACCGCCTGGCCGAGATCGGAATCGACGTCTCGCTGATTCTCGGCGTCAGCGACGATGTCGACCGGATCTCGTGGGCATGGCGGTCAGGCGTCGAAAAAGCCGACCTCGTCATTTCCACCGGAGGCCTCGGACCGACCAGCGACGATCTTACGACCGAAGCCGTAGCGGCCGTGGCAGGTGCGGCGCTCGAGCTCGACAACCGCGAGGCCGAGCGCATCCGCGAGTTCTTCCGTTCGCGCGGTCGCGTCATGCCGGAGAACAATCTTCGCCAGGCGATGATTCCGGCCGGCGCGGTGATCGTCCCGAATCCCGTCGGAACCGCACCGGGCTATCGCCTTTCGATCGCGCGCACGGGCGGCGGGGCTTCCGGTCGCAGCGCCTCGGTCGGCATCGTGCTGCCCGGCGTGCCGCGCGAAATGAAGCCGATGTTCGAGGCCAGCGTGCTGCCGTGGATCCGCGAACACGTCGATCCGTCACGCGTCGTCGTCTCGCAGACATTCTCCACGTTCGGCCTTCCCGAGTCCGCTCTCGACGAACGCCTTCGCGGCGCCGTCCCTCCTTCGCGTGGCCGTCTTTCGTTTCGTGCGAGCTTTCCGAAGATCACCGTGCGCATCGGCGTTGCCGGTGCTCGCGAGACTGCGGCGCGTGAGCTCGAAGCACTGGCTCACGACGTGCGCGCACGCATCGCCGAAGTCGTCTACGCCGAAGGCGACCTTAAGATGGAAGAGGTCGTCGGCCGTCTGCTCGGCGAACGAAAGCTGATGCTTGCGACCGCCGAGTCGTGCACGGGCGGGCTCCTGTCGAGCCGCATCACCGATGTTGCGGGAAGCTCGGGTTATTACAGCGGTGGCGTTGTGGCCTACAGCAACGATCTGAAACAACGTCTTCTCGGAGTCCGCGTGAAGACGCTCAACGAATTTGGTGCCGTCAGCGAACAGACGGCACGGGAAATGGCGACCGGTGCGCTTTCTGCCGGCGCCGCCGACATTTCGATCGCGACCACCGGCATCGCCGGACCCGACGGCGGCACGCCGGAAAAACCGGTCGGCACCGTCGCGATCGCGATTGCGCGCCGCGTGGCCGGAGGAAGCGACGAGGTCGATTCGCGGCTCTACCGGTTCTGGGGCGGCCGCGACTGGATCAAGATCCTGACGGCGCAGGTCGCTCTCGACTGGATCCGCCGCAGCCTTCTCGGGCTGCCCGTACTCGAGCCGGGCAATCTTACGCCGGCCAGACCGAAGACGGAGGCCGCATGA
- the alaS gene encoding alanine--tRNA ligase yields the protein MTGTEVRKSFLDFFRSKGHLIVPSAPIVPVGDPTLMFTNSGMVQFKNVFLGMSEPPAARVADSQKCLRISGKHNDLEDVGRDTYHHTFFEMLGNWSFGDYYKAEAIEWAWELLTGVWGLPKQHLYATVYKTDDEAEQLWKKITDIGHDRVLRFAEKDNFWEMGETGPCGPCSEIHIDRGEGSCDMQHVAGHVCAVNVGCARYIELWNLVFIQYHRDDAGKLHELPAKHVDTGMGLERVASVLENVAGNYDGTLLRRLIATAEKLSKLPYGTGDDRDISFRVLADHSRAISFMIVDGIEPGNEGRGYVLRRLLRRAARHGKTLGLGDAFLYRICDTVVETMGDQYEELGRNRDKILATVRDEEERFAVTLDRGLVHLDSEVARLGTGATRLPGDVAFRLYDTYGFPVDMTDDILRSRGMAVDRDGFEAALEEQRERGRGAQAARGGARDFTLLVAAARERGVRFAGAFVETAESRVSGLSRGGELVPALREGDEGELTVELTPFYGEGGGQVGDVGVIEKADGSLLRVLDTQKPAPDVIVHLVRVDKGEVRVGDDVVLRIDAARRQAIRLNHSATHLLHAALRHHLGSGVHQQGSLVDPSRLRFDFNHSGPVADRALVDIESEANSAIRANYEVTETEMPYDDAIAAGALAFFGDKYGDVVRVLKMGDYSVELCGGTHVSRTGDIGLVRITAESGVAAGVRRLEATTGSGAFEMIRRRDEILREIAQILKIREEDTVGRIEKLLSESRELEKKLARVSEGQSRDVVSELAARARSASDGTHFVVSRVEGVDAKSLRSVSDRLRERLGSAVVVLAADNDGAASVLVGVTQNLTSRWNANDLIRQFVPLVDGRGGGKPDFAQAGGKNPAGIPALLEKANEILV from the coding sequence ATGACCGGTACCGAAGTCCGCAAGTCCTTCCTCGATTTCTTCCGTTCGAAGGGCCACCTGATCGTTCCGAGCGCGCCGATCGTCCCCGTGGGCGACCCGACGCTGATGTTCACCAACTCGGGCATGGTGCAGTTCAAGAACGTGTTTCTCGGCATGTCCGAGCCGCCGGCTGCACGCGTCGCCGACAGCCAGAAATGCCTGCGCATCTCCGGCAAGCACAACGACCTCGAAGACGTCGGCCGCGACACCTACCATCACACGTTCTTCGAAATGCTCGGCAACTGGTCGTTCGGCGACTATTACAAAGCCGAAGCGATCGAATGGGCGTGGGAGCTGCTGACGGGCGTCTGGGGTCTGCCGAAGCAGCATCTCTACGCGACCGTCTACAAGACCGACGACGAAGCCGAGCAGCTCTGGAAAAAAATCACCGACATCGGGCACGACCGCGTGCTGCGCTTCGCCGAGAAGGACAACTTCTGGGAGATGGGCGAGACCGGGCCGTGCGGCCCGTGCTCGGAAATCCACATCGACCGCGGCGAAGGCTCGTGCGACATGCAGCATGTCGCCGGGCACGTGTGCGCGGTCAACGTCGGTTGCGCACGCTACATCGAGCTGTGGAACCTGGTCTTCATCCAGTACCACCGCGACGATGCCGGCAAGCTCCATGAGCTGCCGGCCAAGCACGTCGATACCGGCATGGGCCTCGAGCGCGTCGCATCGGTGCTCGAAAACGTGGCCGGCAACTACGACGGCACGCTGCTGCGGCGCCTGATCGCAACCGCCGAGAAGCTGTCGAAGCTTCCGTACGGAACAGGCGACGACCGCGACATTTCGTTCCGCGTGCTGGCCGACCACAGCCGCGCAATCTCGTTCATGATCGTCGACGGCATCGAGCCCGGCAACGAAGGCCGCGGCTACGTGCTGCGCCGGCTCCTTCGCCGCGCGGCGCGCCACGGGAAAACCCTCGGCCTCGGCGACGCGTTCCTCTACCGCATCTGCGACACCGTCGTCGAGACGATGGGCGACCAGTACGAAGAGCTTGGACGCAATCGGGACAAGATCCTAGCCACCGTACGCGACGAGGAAGAACGCTTCGCCGTGACGCTCGACCGCGGCCTGGTGCATCTCGACAGCGAGGTTGCGCGCCTCGGCACCGGCGCGACACGCCTTCCCGGCGACGTCGCGTTCCGGCTCTACGACACCTACGGATTCCCGGTCGACATGACCGACGACATCCTGCGCTCGCGCGGCATGGCCGTCGATCGCGACGGTTTCGAGGCTGCGCTCGAAGAGCAGCGCGAACGCGGTCGCGGCGCACAGGCCGCACGCGGCGGCGCTCGCGATTTCACGCTGCTCGTTGCTGCTGCGCGCGAGCGCGGAGTGCGTTTCGCCGGTGCGTTCGTCGAAACCGCCGAGTCGCGCGTCAGCGGCCTTTCGCGCGGCGGCGAGCTCGTTCCCGCATTGCGTGAGGGCGACGAAGGCGAGCTCACCGTCGAGCTCACGCCGTTTTACGGCGAAGGCGGCGGCCAGGTCGGCGACGTTGGCGTGATCGAGAAGGCCGACGGTTCGCTCCTGCGCGTGCTCGACACCCAGAAACCTGCGCCCGACGTCATCGTGCACCTGGTGCGTGTGGACAAGGGCGAGGTCCGCGTCGGCGACGACGTCGTGCTGCGCATCGATGCCGCGCGCCGTCAGGCGATCCGGCTCAACCATTCGGCGACCCATCTGCTGCACGCGGCGCTGCGCCACCATCTCGGCAGCGGCGTCCACCAGCAGGGCTCGCTCGTCGATCCGTCGCGCCTGCGCTTCGACTTCAATCATTCCGGGCCGGTTGCCGATCGCGCACTGGTCGACATCGAGAGCGAAGCCAACTCGGCCATCCGCGCGAACTACGAAGTGACCGAAACCGAGATGCCGTACGATGATGCGATCGCGGCCGGCGCGCTTGCGTTCTTCGGCGACAAGTACGGCGACGTCGTCCGCGTGCTGAAGATGGGCGACTATTCGGTCGAGCTCTGCGGCGGCACGCACGTGTCGCGAACCGGCGACATCGGCCTCGTGCGGATCACGGCAGAAAGCGGCGTCGCCGCCGGCGTGCGGCGCCTCGAAGCCACGACCGGCTCGGGCGCGTTCGAGATGATCCGCCGCCGCGACGAGATCCTGCGGGAGATCGCGCAGATCCTGAAGATCCGCGAGGAAGACACGGTCGGCCGCATCGAGAAGCTCCTGAGCGAAAGCCGTGAGCTCGAAAAGAAGCTCGCGCGCGTGTCCGAAGGCCAGTCGCGCGACGTCGTGTCGGAGCTCGCTGCGCGCGCCCGATCGGCCAGCGACGGCACGCATTTCGTGGTTTCGCGCGTCGAGGGCGTCGACGCCAAGTCGCTGCGCTCGGTCTCGGACCGGCTGCGCGAACGGCTCGGTTCGGCGGTCGTCGTGCTGGCCGCCGACAACGACGGCGCGGCAAGCGTGCTGGTCGGCGTTACGCAGAACCTCACGTCGCGCTGGAATGCCAACGACCTCATCCGCCAGTTTGTTCCGCTCGTCGACGGGCGCGGCGGCGGCAAGCCCGACTTCGCGCAGGCCGGCGGCAAGAATCCCGCGGGCATTCCCGCGCTACTGGAGAAAGCCAACGAAATCCTCGTCTAG
- the recA gene encoding recombinase RecA has translation MSTEEKKKALELAVSQIEKQFGKGSLMRLGADDVAKDIPVVPTGSLGLDVALGVGGLPCGRVIEIYGPESSGKTTLALQVIAQAQRRGGTAAFVDAEHALDTNYARKLGVRTAELLISQPDNGEQALEITETLVRSGAIDVLVIDSVAALVPRAEIEGDMGEPQMGLQARLMSQALRKLTGTISRSNCIVIFINQIRMKIGVMFGNPETTTGGNALKFYASVRLDIRRIASLKQGEQVIGNRTRVRVVKNKVAPPFREAEFDILYGTGINKDGELLDLGAEMNIVDKSGSWYSFGGERIGQGRDNACEFLREHHDMANQIEAKVREAVGLPSGAPVLKVVDGGLSDVKSDARADDADGKAKNLKAAKATGSK, from the coding sequence ATGTCGACGGAAGAAAAGAAGAAGGCTCTCGAGCTCGCAGTCAGCCAGATCGAAAAGCAGTTCGGCAAGGGCTCGCTGATGCGGCTCGGCGCCGATGACGTGGCCAAGGATATCCCGGTCGTGCCGACCGGATCGCTCGGGCTCGATGTGGCGCTCGGCGTCGGCGGCCTGCCGTGCGGTCGCGTGATCGAGATCTACGGGCCGGAATCCTCGGGCAAGACCACGCTGGCGCTGCAGGTGATCGCGCAGGCGCAGCGGCGCGGCGGCACGGCGGCGTTCGTCGACGCCGAGCATGCACTCGACACGAACTATGCCCGCAAGCTCGGCGTGCGTACCGCCGAGCTGCTTATCTCGCAGCCCGACAACGGCGAGCAGGCGCTCGAGATCACCGAGACGCTCGTGCGCAGCGGCGCGATCGACGTGCTGGTCATCGATTCGGTGGCGGCCCTCGTTCCGCGCGCCGAGATCGAAGGCGACATGGGCGAGCCGCAGATGGGACTCCAGGCGCGCCTGATGTCGCAGGCGCTCCGCAAGCTCACCGGCACGATCTCACGCTCGAACTGCATCGTCATCTTCATCAACCAGATCCGCATGAAGATCGGCGTGATGTTCGGCAACCCCGAGACGACCACCGGCGGCAATGCGCTCAAGTTCTACGCGTCGGTGCGCCTCGACATCCGCCGCATCGCTTCGCTCAAGCAGGGCGAGCAGGTCATCGGCAACCGCACGCGCGTGCGCGTGGTCAAGAACAAGGTCGCACCGCCGTTCCGCGAAGCGGAGTTCGACATCCTTTACGGCACCGGAATCAACAAGGACGGCGAGCTGCTCGATCTCGGCGCCGAGATGAACATCGTCGACAAGAGCGGCTCGTGGTACTCGTTCGGCGGTGAGCGGATCGGCCAGGGGCGTGACAACGCGTGCGAATTCCTGCGCGAGCATCACGACATGGCCAACCAGATCGAAGCCAAGGTTCGCGAAGCCGTCGGGCTTCCGTCGGGCGCGCCGGTTCTGAAAGTGGTCGACGGCGGTCTCAGCGACGTCAAGTCCGATGCGAGGGCCGACGACGCCGACGGCAAGGCAAAGAACCTGAAGGCCGCAAAGGCGACCGGCTCGAAGTAG
- a CDS encoding phosphatidylglycerophosphatase A, whose protein sequence is MFVQQGPGAPTVLCIATTSPSPVAASPQGGVRREVGHVCPKPLPARTRAHSFRDRSDGAMVEPQQPDAAGTGGFATFVATGFGAGFSPVAPGTAGTIVAIPFGWLLTSGLAGHPVGQIVAVALAAAIAVWSAGAAAPGFRLKDPGQIVVDEIAGYLVTVALLPPGWLTLVAGFLLFRVFDVLKPPPCRQAEKLPGGIGIVADDLLAGLYANLSIRILCISGILSL, encoded by the coding sequence ATGTTCGTGCAGCAGGGACCAGGCGCGCCGACCGTGCTGTGCATCGCAACAACAAGCCCATCGCCGGTAGCGGCATCGCCACAAGGCGGTGTCCGTCGCGAGGTTGGCCATGTGTGCCCAAAGCCGTTGCCAGCCCGAACCCGCGCGCATAGCTTCCGCGACCGGAGCGATGGTGCGATGGTCGAACCTCAACAGCCGGATGCCGCTGGGACCGGCGGATTTGCCACGTTCGTCGCGACCGGTTTCGGTGCCGGGTTCTCGCCGGTCGCGCCGGGAACCGCCGGTACGATCGTTGCGATCCCGTTCGGCTGGCTCCTGACGTCCGGGCTTGCCGGACATCCGGTCGGCCAGATCGTCGCGGTCGCGCTCGCCGCCGCCATCGCCGTCTGGTCGGCCGGCGCCGCGGCTCCCGGCTTCCGACTGAAGGACCCCGGCCAGATCGTCGTGGATGAGATCGCCGGCTATCTGGTCACGGTGGCGCTGCTTCCACCCGGATGGCTGACCCTGGTCGCCGGATTCCTGCTGTTCCGGGTCTTCGACGTCCTCAAGCCGCCCCCGTGCCGACAGGCCGAGAAGCTGCCGGGCGGAATCGGCATCGTCGCGGACGACCTTTTGGCCGGTTTGTATGCCAATCTTTCGATCAGAATCTTGTGCATTTCCGGCATTCTTTCGCTTTAG
- a CDS encoding RecX family transcriptional regulator: protein MMERAKAARPGRAAPSRKRETSRGAPREKSARAATSAVEYAIALVAARSLPEKRLREKIAQRYDADETENAIVRMRELRLVDDVAWAERFVRDRFERSDKGRHRIRNELVRLGIAAASIDAAIERVVDPDSERDKAARVLERMQARTGRDRHEQDDAGGCGDVDDATADRSASREAEMAKNRLFRRMLARGYPAGLVRDLLDVS, encoded by the coding sequence ATGATGGAGCGGGCAAAAGCCGCACGCCCGGGGCGTGCGGCGCCTTCGCGCAAGCGCGAAACGTCGCGCGGCGCGCCTCGCGAGAAGTCAGCGCGCGCAGCGACGAGCGCAGTCGAATATGCGATTGCGCTCGTTGCTGCCCGGTCGCTGCCGGAGAAGCGGCTGCGCGAGAAGATCGCGCAGCGCTACGACGCAGACGAAACCGAAAACGCGATCGTCCGCATGCGCGAGCTTCGGCTCGTCGACGACGTCGCGTGGGCTGAGCGCTTCGTGCGCGATCGCTTCGAGCGCAGCGACAAGGGTCGTCACCGTATTCGCAACGAGCTCGTGCGGCTCGGAATCGCCGCGGCATCGATCGATGCCGCGATCGAGCGCGTGGTCGATCCCGACTCCGAGCGCGACAAGGCGGCTCGTGTTCTGGAGCGCATGCAGGCGCGGACGGGTCGGGACCGTCACGAGCAGGATGATGCGGGCGGCTGCGGCGACGTCGACGATGCGACCGCCGATCGCAGCGCATCGCGCGAGGCGGAAATGGCGAAAAACCGCCTGTTCCGCCGCATGCTCGCGCGCGGATATCCCGCCGGACTGGTGCGTGACTTGCTGGACGTTTCCTAG
- a CDS encoding 3'(2'),5'-bisphosphate nucleotidase CysQ has product MQRELEVAIAAARAGGAIVAKYYKGEYEVHEKAPDNPLTVADTEADAAIKAVVLGAFPDDGWLSEETADTTERLSKSRVWIVDPLDGTKEFTQHIPEFCVCVALVVDGVVQVGVSYNPAEDLLFAARRGGGTTLNGKPVRCTDQTKVADAVVLASRSEDKRGEWDAYKSLMKVKLTGSVAYKFAQIAAGMADATFSLTPKNEWDICAGTMLVEEAGGVVTDRFGKPLTFNNAKTLLPGLIAASSVLYGPLRDVILDVSGE; this is encoded by the coding sequence ATGCAGCGAGAGCTCGAAGTTGCCATTGCAGCCGCCCGTGCGGGCGGCGCCATCGTCGCGAAGTACTACAAAGGCGAGTACGAGGTCCACGAGAAGGCCCCCGACAATCCGCTGACGGTGGCCGACACCGAGGCCGATGCGGCGATCAAGGCCGTGGTTCTCGGTGCGTTCCCCGACGACGGCTGGCTGTCGGAGGAAACCGCCGACACGACCGAGCGCCTGTCGAAGTCGCGAGTGTGGATCGTCGATCCGCTCGACGGCACCAAGGAGTTCACGCAGCACATCCCGGAATTCTGCGTGTGCGTCGCGCTGGTCGTCGACGGCGTCGTCCAGGTCGGCGTGTCCTACAATCCCGCCGAGGATCTGCTGTTTGCGGCCCGTCGTGGCGGCGGAACCACGCTCAACGGCAAACCCGTGCGCTGCACCGACCAGACGAAGGTCGCCGATGCCGTCGTGCTCGCCAGCCGCAGCGAGGACAAACGCGGCGAGTGGGATGCCTACAAGAGCCTGATGAAGGTGAAGCTGACCGGCAGCGTCGCGTACAAGTTCGCGCAGATCGCGGCCGGAATGGCCGACGCGACGTTTTCACTGACGCCGAAGAACGAGTGGGACATCTGTGCGGGAACGATGCTCGTCGAGGAAGCCGGCGGAGTCGTAACCGACCGCTTCGGCAAGCCGCTCACGTTCAACAACGCGAAGACGCTGCTTCCGGGATTGATCGCCGCAAGCTCCGTGCTGTACGGGCCGCTTCGCGACGTGATCCTCGACGTCAGCGGCGAATAG